One Intestinimonas butyriciproducens genomic window, GACGCCTCCACCATCGTGGCCATCAACAAGAACGCCGGCGCTCCCATTTTCAAAAACTGCGACTACGGCATCGTGGGCGATGTAAATGAGATCCTGCCCCTGCTGGCCAAAGCCTTGGGTACAGGCGACAAGCTGCCCGCCCCGCCCATGGTCAAAATGAAGCGTCCCACGCCTCCCAAGCCGGAGCCCATCGGAAAACGGTATGTCTGCGGCGGCTGCGGCTACGAGTATGTCCCTGAGCTGGGAGACGAGGACGCAGAGATCGCCCCGGGCACCCTTTTTGAGAAGCTGCCGGAGGATTGGGTCTGTCCCGAATGCGCCGAGGGTAAGCACATGTTCATTGAAGTATGACTGAGAGGGGGATTTTAAGATGTATTGCGTGAGAAATGTCACCGAGGACCTCTACTGGGTGGGGGCCAACGATCACCGGCTGGCCCTCTTTGAGAATATCCATCCCATCCCCAGAGGGGTGTCCTACAACGCCTACCTGCTGCTGGACGAGAAGTCCGTTCTCTTCGACACGGTGGACTGGTCGGCCTGCCGCCAGCTCCTGGAGAATGTGGAGCACCTCCTGGGCGGGAGGGGGCTGGATTACCTGGTCATCAATCATATGGAGCCCGACCACGGGGCCTCCATCGAGGAGATCCTGCTTCGCTATCCGAAGGTGAAGATCATCTCCACGGAGAAGGCATTTATGCTCATGCGCCAGTTCGGGTTTCAAGTGGACGGTCACGAGTTGATCGAGGTAAAAGAGGGGGACACACAGTCCTTTGGAAAGCACGTGGTCACCTTTGTAGCCGCCCCCATGGTCCACTGGCCGGAGGCCATGGTCACCTTCGATACCACCAACGGGGTCCTGTTCTCCGCCGACGCGTTCGGCGCCTTCGGAGCGCTGGACGGCAAGCTCTTTGCCGATGAGGTAGACTTTGACCGCGACTGGATCGATGACGCCCGAAGGTACTATACCAATATTGTGGGCAAGTATGGCCCTCACGTCATGCACTTGCTGAAAAAAGCGGGGACCATTGATATCAAGATGCTCTGCCCCCTCCATGGTCCCGTTTGGCGGGAGAATATCCCCTATCTTCTGGATAAGTATGTCCACTGGGCCACCTATGAGCCGGAAGAGAAAGGTGTGGTGGTGGCGTACGCCTCCATGTACGGAAACACTGAGGCGGCGGCCCAGGCGTTGGCGTCCAAACTGTGCGAAAAGGGCATGACCAATGTATGGCTGTATGACGTGAGCAATACCCACGTTTCCTATCTCATTTCCGAGACCTTCCGCCTGTCCCATGTGGTGCTGGCCTCAGTGACTTACAATTTGGGCATCTATCCTGTCATGCACGGTTTTCTCCAGGATATGAAGGCCCTCAACCTGCAAAAGCGCACTGTGGCCATCGTGGAGAATGGCTCCTGGGCCTGTAAATCAGGCGATCTCATGCAGAAGTTCCTGGACGATGAGATGAAGGGCATGACCGTACTGAATGAGAGGCTCAGTCTGGCCTCCTCCCTGGGGGAGGGCAAAGAGGCGGAGCTGGACGCCTTGGCCAACGCCATTCTGGCATCTATGCAGTGATACGGCCCCCTCCGCCCGCCCAGGGCGCCGCCGCGTATTCCCACTCAGGGACCAGTCGTTTTGGGGGTCCCGTAAAGAGACGTCCTCCGTGCTGTTCAGCACGGAGGACGTCTCTTTTGTGCGTTGTGATCGCCGTGACGGCGGCGGGAATTCAGACCATGTGTTCCCAGCCATACTGCGGATTCTGCGTACAGAATTTTCCGCCCGAGATGTAGACCTCGGTGCCGTTCATATATTCTGCGATGTCGCTGCTCAAAAAGACCAGCACTTTGGCCAGATCCTCAGGGCGGCCAAACCGACGGCAGGGGATGGCGGAGAGCAGGGCGTCCCGATTTCTGGCAATGTGATCCCTGGTGATCTCGGTGGCGATCAAGCCGGGGACATAGGCCAGCACCCGGATCTGGTCGGGGGCCAGCTCGGCGGCAAAGGAGCGCGTGAGAGAACTCACCGCGGATTTACACGCGCTGTAGGGCGCACGTCCGGCATTCGGGATGACGGCGGAATAAGATGAGGCGTTCAGAATGACGCCGCCTCCGGTCTTGCGCATGTGCGCCGCCGCGATCTTGCATCCGGCAAAGACCGAGATGAGCAGGGCCTCTGTACTGCTGCGGAATTCGTCGTAGCTGTAATCCATCAGGGACTTTGTCTGGTTGGAGGCGGCATTGTTGTACCAGACGTCAATTTTGCCGTAGGCCTCCGCCACTTCGTCGGCGAAGCGCTCCACGGCGGGGTAGTCGGTCACATCCAGGCTGCGGGCAAAAACGGAGTAGCCCGCGGCCTGAAACTCCCGGACCGCATCCTCCAGGCGGGCCTGTCCGCGGGAGCAGATGGCCACATGGCAGCCCTCCTTCAGATACTCCCACGCAACGGCCTTCCCAATGCCGCTGGAACCGCCGGTGATGACGACGGTCCGGCCGGTTAAACCAAGTTCCATACATGATGACCTCCCATGTCGATTCGTTTTTGGAACGCAAGATCTTATGCTTTGAAGGCGCTTTGCTGTTCCAACGCATCCAACTGTGCCAGAAAGCTGTCGGCCATTTCGGCCCAAAGGGCGGGGTCACACTGCGGATAGTCCCGGTCTCCATACTGTTTCAGCCGTTCCAACATGGATGTGTTTTCCGGATGAGAGCCCAGGGCGATGTCCACGGGCAGAGCGCGGAGCCGCTCCATGGAACGGCGGTATTCCCCGCGCAGAGATACGGGCAGGCCGGTGTGGCGCAGAAAGCCGTCACTGAGCGTGTTGAGTCCCAAACCGCCGTGCATGGCACAGCGGTAGAGCCTCCCTGTCGCCTCGTCTGTGTCCTCAAAATAGAAGGAAGTGCAGCCGGGCGTGTGCCCCGGGGTAGAGAACGTGTGGATCGAAAAGCGCCCTTGTACAATGGGCGTGTCCTCCCGATACACCTCATCTACGGCAAAGGGCGTAAAGGGGTAGCGGTCCGGGTAGATAAGGCTTTGGTGGGACTCCTCCAGGAAAAACAAATCTCGCTCTCCGAGGTAGATCCGGGCCTGGGGGGCGAGTCCCTGCAGAAAGCGGGCGCCGCCACAGTGATCATAATGGGCGTGGCTCAGGAGAATAGCACGGATATCCTTGGGGTCGAAACCCAGCGTGCAGATGGAGTAGACCAACAGGTGGAGGGTGGGCTGCATCGCGGTATCCAGCAGCAGCAGCCCGTCACCGGTATCGAAGAGATAGGCGCCTACCCAGCGATTCCCGCTGACATAATAGACATGGGGCGCGACGTGGAAGGGGGGCTGCCACCAGTCCCAGGGGCTGTCGCAGCAGGCGCGCATATATTCGGTGGGCCGCATAAGAACATTCCTCCCGGCGGGAAAGGTCCGGCACATCAGGGGATGGACC contains:
- a CDS encoding MBL fold metallo-hydrolase — encoded protein: MRPTEYMRACCDSPWDWWQPPFHVAPHVYYVSGNRWVGAYLFDTGDGLLLLDTAMQPTLHLLVYSICTLGFDPKDIRAILLSHAHYDHCGGARFLQGLAPQARIYLGERDLFFLEESHQSLIYPDRYPFTPFAVDEVYREDTPIVQGRFSIHTFSTPGHTPGCTSFYFEDTDEATGRLYRCAMHGGLGLNTLSDGFLRHTGLPVSLRGEYRRSMERLRALPVDIALGSHPENTSMLERLKQYGDRDYPQCDPALWAEMADSFLAQLDALEQQSAFKA
- a CDS encoding SDR family NAD(P)-dependent oxidoreductase encodes the protein MELGLTGRTVVITGGSSGIGKAVAWEYLKEGCHVAICSRGQARLEDAVREFQAAGYSVFARSLDVTDYPAVERFADEVAEAYGKIDVWYNNAASNQTKSLMDYSYDEFRSSTEALLISVFAGCKIAAAHMRKTGGGVILNASSYSAVIPNAGRAPYSACKSAVSSLTRSFAAELAPDQIRVLAYVPGLIATEITRDHIARNRDALLSAIPCRRFGRPEDLAKVLVFLSSDIAEYMNGTEVYISGGKFCTQNPQYGWEHMV
- a CDS encoding FprA family A-type flavoprotein; this encodes MYCVRNVTEDLYWVGANDHRLALFENIHPIPRGVSYNAYLLLDEKSVLFDTVDWSACRQLLENVEHLLGGRGLDYLVINHMEPDHGASIEEILLRYPKVKIISTEKAFMLMRQFGFQVDGHELIEVKEGDTQSFGKHVVTFVAAPMVHWPEAMVTFDTTNGVLFSADAFGAFGALDGKLFADEVDFDRDWIDDARRYYTNIVGKYGPHVMHLLKKAGTIDIKMLCPLHGPVWRENIPYLLDKYVHWATYEPEEKGVVVAYASMYGNTEAAAQALASKLCEKGMTNVWLYDVSNTHVSYLISETFRLSHVVLASVTYNLGIYPVMHGFLQDMKALNLQKRTVAIVENGSWACKSGDLMQKFLDDEMKGMTVLNERLSLASSLGEGKEAELDALANAILASMQ